From a single Prochlorococcus sp. MIT 0603 genomic region:
- a CDS encoding high light inducible protein, which translates to MSPEAERFNGWAAMIGIVAAFGAYSTTGQIMPGIF; encoded by the coding sequence ATGTCCCCCGAAGCAGAAAGATTCAACGGTTGGGCAGCAATGATAGGCATCGTTGCTGCATTTGGGGCTTACTCCACAACTGGTCAGATCATGCCAGGAATCTTTTAA
- a CDS encoding DUF3386 domain-containing protein: MIKPDVNVECRDLFRSAYENRYTWDPDFNGYKGSCVFYDGINEHKGLFSLDSNFKPIIIDINDDNITKLISSQLWEVCIHRVRRGFDKVHGDNTFTLGDTNEIGMEILVGGKNSGDKYRIKDNIVTMVYRNIHGSLINIYTNKVLHTGSGYLSSNYTSQYFEPSTKSPKSAKCHFKDEFICLEDECTWVLSSRTIDSEAFNEMPPSSKKFLFQSLIKT; encoded by the coding sequence GTGATTAAACCAGATGTTAACGTAGAGTGTCGAGACTTGTTTCGAAGTGCTTATGAAAATCGCTATACATGGGATCCAGATTTCAATGGATACAAGGGATCTTGCGTTTTCTATGATGGAATTAATGAGCACAAAGGATTGTTCAGTTTAGATAGCAATTTTAAACCTATAATTATAGATATAAATGATGATAATATAACTAAATTAATTTCTTCTCAATTATGGGAAGTGTGTATTCATAGAGTTAGAAGAGGATTTGATAAAGTTCATGGTGACAATACATTTACATTAGGAGATACAAATGAAATTGGTATGGAGATTTTAGTTGGTGGGAAAAATTCAGGTGATAAATATAGAATAAAAGATAATATAGTTACTATGGTATATAGGAATATACATGGATCATTAATTAATATCTATACAAATAAAGTTTTACATACTGGCAGCGGATATTTAAGTAGTAATTATACTAGCCAATATTTCGAACCATCTACAAAGTCTCCTAAGTCAGCGAAATGTCATTTTAAAGATGAATTTATTTGTTTGGAGGATGAATGCACATGGGTTTTATCAAGTAGAACTATAGATAGTGAAGCATTTAATGAAATGCCCCCTTCTTCTAAAAAGTTCCTATTTCAATCTTTAATAAAAACTTGA
- a CDS encoding DUF2470 domain-containing protein, whose protein sequence is MTSEYITPLVSERICLHMNKDHKDSLVKYACHYGGIPNPKDPEMVEINNKNMKLKVSGEIIVIPFDHCLQDSSDAHKTLVSMIQAIPN, encoded by the coding sequence ATGACTTCTGAGTATATAACCCCTTTAGTTAGTGAAAGGATTTGCCTTCACATGAATAAAGATCATAAAGACTCCCTTGTCAAATATGCTTGTCATTATGGAGGAATCCCTAATCCTAAAGATCCAGAGATGGTCGAAATAAATAATAAGAATATGAAATTAAAAGTTAGTGGTGAAATAATTGTAATACCATTTGATCATTGTTTACAAGATAGTTCTGATGCTCATAAAACTCTTGTTTCAATGATCCAAGCGATTCCTAATTAG
- a CDS encoding fatty acid desaturase, producing MTSSTNNKLISRNDFILTPYLRRSNLRAFWQVLTTLIPIALLWNLISFITNTGHPFLITALELLPVLGLLTLLSSRTFSLMHDCGHGALFRSRWLNRVVGFFLGAINAIPQHPWSRDHAFHHKHNGDWEIYRGPVDVLSLNAFKSLPAFNKSLYTLSRHWIMLFPGGFFYLVIKPRLTLIHATICFIRSFLIELINKIHRRDFENLFNITTRFRSYHSGYGNTSGELIDLFANNVAVITGWFLMSRWLGLGLFWSCYSIIMTASAAIFICIFFVQHNFEGSYASRTEDWSVLRGAIEGSSNLDIPDYLNWFLADISFHTIHHLCERIPNYNLRACHNRNKHLLLNARYLKIKDIPNCFQYILWDEKSQELSTT from the coding sequence TTGACTTCATCAACAAACAATAAACTAATAAGTCGTAACGATTTTATTCTTACTCCTTATTTGCGCAGAAGTAATTTAAGGGCCTTTTGGCAAGTCTTGACCACTCTCATCCCTATTGCATTGCTTTGGAATTTAATCTCATTTATCACTAATACCGGCCATCCATTTTTGATAACAGCTCTTGAATTATTACCTGTCCTTGGGTTGTTGACTTTGCTTTCATCGAGAACTTTTTCGTTGATGCATGATTGTGGACATGGAGCGCTCTTTCGGTCGCGATGGCTCAATCGTGTAGTTGGCTTTTTCTTAGGAGCTATAAATGCAATCCCTCAGCATCCATGGTCTAGAGACCATGCCTTTCATCATAAGCACAATGGTGACTGGGAGATTTACCGTGGCCCCGTTGATGTCCTGTCACTAAATGCTTTTAAATCACTTCCTGCCTTTAATAAATCCCTTTATACCTTAAGCCGCCATTGGATAATGTTATTCCCAGGGGGCTTCTTTTACCTTGTTATTAAACCGAGGTTGACGCTGATACATGCAACTATCTGTTTTATTAGGTCATTTTTAATTGAATTAATAAATAAAATTCATCGACGTGACTTTGAAAATCTTTTTAACATTACGACAAGGTTTCGTTCTTATCACTCTGGATATGGCAATACATCTGGGGAATTAATAGATCTTTTTGCTAATAATGTTGCTGTGATAACAGGTTGGTTTCTGATGAGTCGTTGGCTTGGTTTAGGACTGTTCTGGAGTTGCTATTCTATAATCATGACTGCCTCAGCAGCCATCTTTATTTGCATATTCTTTGTGCAACATAATTTCGAAGGTTCTTATGCAAGTAGGACTGAAGACTGGAGTGTTTTACGCGGTGCAATTGAGGGAAGTAGTAATTTAGATATACCAGATTATTTAAATTGGTTTTTAGCCGATATTTCTTTTCATACTATCCATCATTTATGTGAAAGAATACCTAATTATAATTTACGCGCTTGCCACAATCGTAATAAACATCTCCTTTTGAATGCAAGATATTTGAAAATAAAAGATATACCAAATTGCTTCCAGTATATTCTCTGGGATGAAAAATCACAGGAGCTGTCAACAACATGA
- a CDS encoding MBL fold metallo-hydrolase: MNFDASYLGSSGWLIDLNGFRILIDPWLKGDLVFPPGPWLIRGTLNREIDPPQQIDLILLTQGLPDHAHPQTLELLDRSIPVVGSTSACKVVQKLGFQQIFLLKPGEIREISSITLEATAGANVPKIENGYIVSNTKNSFYIEPHGFLDQNLPARDVDTVITPVIDIKLPFVGSFIRGKSILPKLIKTFNPKIIISSTTGGDSKFTGMLNNLFSVDGTIEEVSKSLENKVEFIDPIIGKHYLLDTLLR; encoded by the coding sequence ATGAACTTTGATGCCAGTTATCTTGGCTCCAGCGGCTGGTTGATTGATTTAAATGGTTTTAGAATTTTAATTGACCCATGGCTTAAAGGCGATCTTGTTTTCCCCCCTGGGCCTTGGTTGATCAGAGGCACTTTAAATAGAGAAATCGATCCACCTCAGCAAATAGACCTCATACTCTTAACTCAAGGCTTGCCAGATCATGCACATCCTCAGACATTAGAACTACTTGACCGTTCAATTCCTGTTGTGGGATCAACAAGTGCTTGTAAGGTTGTTCAGAAACTTGGATTCCAGCAAATATTCCTTCTTAAGCCGGGCGAGATTCGAGAGATATCTTCTATTACTCTTGAAGCTACTGCAGGTGCAAATGTCCCAAAAATAGAGAATGGATATATTGTTTCTAATACTAAAAATTCTTTTTATATAGAGCCTCATGGCTTCCTAGATCAAAACCTTCCAGCAAGAGATGTTGATACTGTAATTACGCCAGTCATTGATATTAAATTACCTTTTGTTGGGTCATTCATTAGAGGCAAATCTATACTTCCTAAACTTATCAAAACTTTTAACCCTAAAATTATCATTTCAAGCACAACAGGAGGGGACTCTAAATTTACAGGTATGCTAAATAATCTCTTCTCAGTAGATGGAACAATAGAAGAAGTTTCTAAGTCTTTAGAAAATAAAGTTGAGTTTATTGACCCAATTATAGGAAAACATTATCTTCTGGATACACTTTTAAGATAA
- a CDS encoding Nif11-like leader peptide family natural product precursor gives MSIDQLKAFLQKMQDDPSIKSQVLASSTADDVALIALKYGYEFSGDELLRFSGKKVGRVTVKKKDVPGEYN, from the coding sequence ATGTCTATAGATCAACTTAAAGCTTTCCTTCAGAAGATGCAGGATGATCCTTCTATTAAAAGTCAAGTTTTAGCAAGCTCTACTGCTGATGATGTAGCACTAATAGCACTGAAATATGGGTATGAATTTTCAGGTGATGAGTTGCTACGTTTTTCAGGTAAAAAAGTTGGGAGAGTAACTGTAAAGAAAAAAGATGTTCCTGGAGAATATAATTAA
- a CDS encoding ABC-F family ATP-binding cassette domain-containing protein codes for MTLISLVKASKDFGVRTLFENLDLHISEKERLGLIGANGSGKSTLLKIIAGKEPLLKGKRESSSGIRIALVDQDDDFNEQSSVLEEVLRGCGEKRELLLRFNALTQEVAHNQEKAILLKQLGEVSELMDISKAWNLEQQCKEILGKLGINNINKKINELSGGYRKRVGLASALVSNPDVLLLDEPTNHLDAIAVDWLQGWLESFKGSLVLVTHDRYFLDKITARMIELDRGKAYKYFGGYGKYLQDKIKQKELEVSSKKKFQNTLKKELNWLKQGPKARSSKQKARLQRISEMKSQPSIQIKKSLEISSLSRRIGKKVIEAKDVSVIIESDKNNSFLLKDFTYSFGPEDRVGIIGHNGSGKSTLLDLIAGIKIPSKGTIEIGETINIGYLDQHTNDLVQGEGLERKAIDFIEEVASSVDIGGKQITASQLLEKFLFSPSDQHSPLKKLSGGEKRRLTLCRMLIQAPNVLLLDEPTNDLDINTLSVLEDFLDDFRGCVVVVSHDRYFLDRTIDRLFHFEKAQLHRHEGNYTSFIEQKRLENDHQKMALVSNEKSVPLKSPSNQNKKGVKIKAIGLSDSRTLSFQEKQELKEINKNLPFLEEKRESLEKHILDSDISANISSDSQDLADLIERIKELEDRWIFLSDLEN; via the coding sequence ATGACTCTCATAAGTCTTGTTAAAGCATCTAAGGATTTTGGAGTTCGTACTCTTTTTGAAAACCTAGATTTACATATCAGTGAGAAGGAACGGCTTGGTTTGATTGGGGCAAATGGTTCGGGGAAATCAACACTCCTCAAAATAATTGCAGGGAAAGAACCTCTTTTAAAAGGTAAGCGGGAATCTTCAAGCGGTATTCGTATAGCACTAGTTGATCAAGACGATGATTTTAATGAGCAAAGTAGTGTACTTGAAGAGGTTCTTAGAGGTTGCGGAGAAAAAAGGGAGTTATTGCTACGTTTTAATGCCTTGACACAAGAGGTTGCTCATAATCAAGAAAAAGCAATCCTACTTAAGCAATTAGGAGAAGTAAGTGAGCTTATGGATATCTCCAAGGCCTGGAATCTAGAACAACAATGTAAAGAAATCCTAGGGAAGCTTGGGATAAATAATATCAACAAAAAGATTAACGAGCTTTCTGGTGGATATCGAAAAAGAGTAGGCTTAGCATCTGCATTAGTCTCAAACCCAGATGTTCTTCTACTTGATGAACCAACAAACCACCTAGATGCTATTGCAGTTGACTGGCTTCAGGGATGGTTGGAATCTTTTAAGGGTTCTCTTGTTCTTGTTACCCATGACAGATATTTTCTCGACAAAATAACGGCAAGAATGATTGAGCTTGATCGAGGTAAAGCTTATAAATATTTCGGTGGTTATGGCAAGTATCTTCAAGATAAAATCAAACAAAAAGAGTTAGAAGTTAGTTCCAAGAAAAAATTTCAAAACACATTAAAAAAAGAACTGAATTGGCTAAAGCAAGGACCAAAAGCAAGGAGCAGTAAGCAAAAAGCGAGGCTTCAACGAATTAGTGAAATGAAATCTCAACCTTCAATTCAAATTAAAAAATCATTAGAAATAAGTTCGTTATCAAGGAGAATTGGCAAGAAAGTGATTGAAGCTAAAGATGTAAGTGTAATAATTGAGAGCGACAAAAACAATTCATTCCTGCTAAAAGACTTCACATATAGTTTTGGTCCGGAAGACCGTGTGGGAATTATTGGTCATAATGGGAGTGGCAAATCTACATTATTGGACCTTATTGCAGGAATAAAAATCCCTTCTAAAGGAACAATTGAAATTGGTGAAACCATAAATATTGGTTATTTAGATCAACACACAAATGATTTAGTCCAAGGAGAAGGGTTAGAGAGAAAAGCAATAGATTTTATAGAAGAAGTTGCTTCTAGCGTTGATATTGGAGGGAAGCAAATAACTGCCTCACAACTATTAGAAAAGTTTCTTTTTTCACCATCTGACCAACACAGTCCATTAAAGAAGCTATCAGGAGGTGAGAAAAGAAGACTTACTCTTTGCAGAATGCTTATACAAGCACCAAATGTATTACTGCTAGACGAACCTACGAATGATCTCGATATCAACACTCTAAGTGTCCTGGAAGATTTTCTTGATGATTTCAGGGGATGTGTTGTTGTTGTATCTCATGATCGATACTTCCTTGATAGGACTATAGATAGACTCTTCCATTTTGAAAAGGCACAATTGCATAGGCATGAAGGTAATTACACTTCATTCATAGAACAAAAAAGACTTGAAAATGATCATCAAAAAATGGCACTTGTAAGCAATGAAAAGTCAGTCCCACTTAAGAGTCCGAGTAATCAAAATAAAAAAGGCGTAAAGATAAAAGCGATAGGATTGTCGGATTCAAGAACTCTTAGTTTTCAGGAGAAACAAGAACTTAAAGAAATAAATAAGAACCTACCCTTCTTAGAAGAAAAAAGAGAATCCCTTGAGAAGCATATCTTAGACTCCGACATCTCAGCTAATATTTCAAGTGATAGTCAAGACTTAGCCGATCTGATTGAACGAATCAAAGAGCTAGAAGATAGATGGATATTTCTAAGTGATCTTGAAAATTAA
- a CDS encoding NRAMP family divalent metal transporter, protein MSLSKQGIQKSLGPGIILAAACIGGSHLMSSTTAGAKFGFALVGLILLTNFIKYPFLLVGTRFTSATGLSLLEGFKKRSQFYLPLYLVVSLVTGTLTIAAVSFVSGLLLTNIPFFAGFPPMDLSIAVLVISGLILLLGQYKALDRISKVLVLLLTFLTTIAVISLLQRESVANININLLNSSPSPWKLSNLSFLIPLMGWMPGPVELCVWPSLWMFSKSKETKHIATPKEAEFDFNIGYLITIITALLFVSLGAFTMYGTGETMLSGSGVSFAQNLIRLYTESMGDWARWIIIPASFAAMFSTTLTCLDAYPRSISASIGIIQGKDRGIASSKSEIKRLRFWMVLHIFTSLTALLIAKSGGLTVKDFVFGAMTGSFLAAPIFAWMAMDTLNSPLVKEEYHYGSAMKSLCWFGLLFLGGFSLLFISNSFFGLGLSG, encoded by the coding sequence ATGAGTTTATCCAAGCAAGGAATTCAAAAGAGTTTAGGCCCTGGGATTATTTTGGCAGCTGCCTGTATAGGTGGATCACATTTGATGTCATCGACTACCGCTGGCGCGAAATTTGGGTTTGCGTTAGTTGGTTTAATCTTACTCACGAATTTTATTAAATACCCTTTTCTACTTGTTGGGACTCGTTTTACATCTGCAACCGGTCTTTCATTATTAGAGGGGTTTAAAAAAAGGAGCCAATTTTACTTACCACTTTATCTAGTAGTGAGTCTAGTTACAGGGACGTTAACCATTGCTGCAGTTAGTTTTGTCTCTGGTCTTCTATTGACAAATATTCCTTTTTTTGCAGGGTTTCCCCCAATGGATTTGTCTATTGCGGTTTTAGTTATAAGTGGGCTAATTTTACTTTTAGGACAGTACAAAGCTCTTGATCGTATTTCAAAGGTTCTAGTTTTGCTACTAACTTTCTTAACAACCATTGCTGTTATATCACTCCTACAACGTGAATCCGTAGCCAATATCAATATAAACTTGTTAAATAGCAGCCCTAGTCCTTGGAAACTATCAAATTTATCTTTTTTGATCCCATTGATGGGCTGGATGCCAGGCCCTGTTGAATTATGTGTTTGGCCTTCCCTATGGATGTTCTCTAAGTCAAAAGAGACAAAGCATATAGCAACTCCCAAAGAAGCAGAGTTTGATTTTAACATTGGCTACCTTATAACAATTATCACAGCTCTTCTCTTTGTATCACTAGGAGCATTCACGATGTATGGAACTGGGGAAACAATGCTGTCAGGGAGTGGTGTTTCTTTTGCCCAAAACCTTATTCGTCTTTACACAGAGTCTATGGGGGATTGGGCTAGGTGGATAATTATTCCTGCATCGTTTGCGGCAATGTTTAGTACGACTTTGACATGCCTTGATGCATACCCACGAAGTATTTCAGCTTCAATTGGAATTATTCAAGGTAAAGACAGAGGAATTGCTTCATCAAAATCTGAAATCAAACGTCTAAGATTCTGGATGGTGCTACATATATTCACCTCATTAACTGCTCTTCTTATTGCCAAGTCAGGCGGCCTTACGGTCAAAGATTTTGTTTTTGGAGCGATGACCGGAAGTTTCTTGGCAGCACCTATATTTGCTTGGATGGCTATGGATACTCTTAACAGTCCATTAGTTAAAGAAGAATATCATTACGGTTCTGCAATGAAATCCCTATGCTGGTTTGGCTTGCTTTTTCTTGGGGGATTTAGTTTGCTATTTATTTCAAACTCATTTTTCGGATTAGGTCTTTCAGGCTAA
- a CDS encoding RNA recognition motif domain-containing protein, producing MTIFIGNLSFDAEQEDIIGVFSSYGEVKDCKIPVDRETGRKRGFAFVDMVNQADEQKAIDDLQDVEWMGRNIRVNKAEPRRDSRDGRRSDHGGNRNRR from the coding sequence ATGACAATTTTTATTGGAAATCTCTCTTTTGATGCTGAACAGGAAGATATTATTGGTGTTTTCAGCAGTTATGGGGAAGTGAAAGATTGTAAAATACCTGTTGATCGTGAAACAGGTAGAAAACGTGGATTTGCATTTGTTGATATGGTTAATCAAGCAGACGAACAAAAGGCAATTGACGATTTGCAAGATGTTGAGTGGATGGGACGAAATATTCGAGTAAACAAGGCAGAGCCTAGGAGAGATTCGAGAGATGGCAGGCGCTCTGATCATGGTGGAAATAGAAATCGGAGGTAA
- a CDS encoding SemiSWEET family sugar transporter translates to MTDLFGFIAAFLTSIAFLPQLIRTFRTKSADDVSLVMLVVFIIGLLFWITYGIQVNSLPVLFANIITLGFNSAILLLKIYYRNNTIKDLNGL, encoded by the coding sequence TTGACTGATTTATTTGGCTTTATAGCAGCATTCTTAACTTCAATTGCTTTCCTACCGCAGTTAATAAGAACATTTAGAACAAAATCTGCTGATGATGTTTCTTTGGTAATGCTTGTGGTTTTTATTATTGGTTTGCTGTTTTGGATTACATATGGGATCCAAGTCAATTCTTTACCAGTTTTATTTGCAAACATAATTACATTGGGTTTTAACAGTGCTATTTTATTACTCAAAATCTATTATAGAAATAATACGATTAAGGACTTAAATGGTTTATGA
- a CDS encoding high light inducible protein, whose amino-acid sequence MTTSSSTQITTESGNRQNIFPVEAQPQLIENYSGYGEDAEKANGRWAMIGFIALLGAYLTTGQIIPGIF is encoded by the coding sequence ATGACCACATCAAGCTCTACTCAAATCACAACAGAATCTGGGAATCGTCAGAACATTTTCCCAGTCGAGGCTCAACCTCAATTGATTGAAAACTATTCTGGATATGGAGAGGATGCAGAAAAAGCAAATGGCAGATGGGCAATGATTGGCTTCATAGCATTATTAGGAGCTTACTTAACAACAGGACAAATTATCCCAGGCATTTTCTAA
- a CDS encoding DUF2237 family protein, translating into MENTSTSNIAKNVFGEPLQECGCNPITGWFRDGSCSTDPSDYGMHTVCCVITNAFLRYSSAQGNDLSTPIPQYGFPGLKEGDFWCVCAARWKEAYEDGMAPLVRLESTEITTLNIIDIEVLKKYSFKNIKE; encoded by the coding sequence ATGGAGAATACTTCAACTAGTAATATTGCTAAGAACGTTTTTGGAGAACCTCTTCAGGAATGCGGCTGCAACCCAATAACTGGTTGGTTCAGAGATGGTAGTTGTTCTACAGACCCCTCTGACTATGGAATGCATACGGTTTGTTGCGTGATAACTAATGCTTTTCTCAGATACAGTTCTGCTCAGGGCAATGATTTATCTACACCAATCCCGCAATATGGATTTCCAGGATTAAAAGAAGGAGATTTCTGGTGTGTTTGTGCAGCAAGATGGAAGGAGGCTTATGAAGATGGAATGGCACCCTTGGTGAGATTAGAATCAACAGAAATCACAACGCTTAATATAATTGATATAGAAGTATTGAAGAAGTATTCTTTTAAGAATATAAAAGAATAA
- a CDS encoding phenylpyruvate tautomerase MIF-related protein, whose translation MPLINVQTSISEIGDSNLLLKELSNQLAGLTGKPEQYVMTLLQTNVPMTFGGTEEPCCYIEVKSIGSLNPSEMSAVFCKLVANKTGISPKRIYIGFDDVPARLWGWDGRTFG comes from the coding sequence ATGCCATTAATTAATGTTCAAACTTCTATTAGTGAAATAGGCGACTCTAATTTACTTCTTAAGGAATTGTCTAATCAATTAGCTGGTCTAACGGGTAAGCCAGAACAATATGTAATGACTTTGTTACAGACTAATGTTCCCATGACATTTGGCGGGACTGAAGAACCTTGTTGTTATATTGAAGTCAAGTCAATTGGTTCATTAAACCCTTCAGAGATGTCGGCAGTGTTTTGTAAGTTAGTTGCTAATAAGACTGGGATATCTCCTAAGCGTATTTATATTGGCTTTGATGATGTTCCAGCTAGACTCTGGGGTTGGGATGGAAGGACTTTTGGATGA
- the purT gene encoding formate-dependent phosphoribosylglycinamide formyltransferase: MTIFPKTLMILGSGELGKELAISAKKLGCKVIACDKYKGAPAMQVSDLALVFEMNNKEKLEETIRTYQPDLVVPEIEALAVDALQAIEEEGIKVIPTARATAITMNRDLIRELASKELGIKTAKYVYAGNLQELKDVASQINYPMLIKPVMSSSGKGQSLIKEESNLEEAWHLAIKEARGQSKQVIVEEFISFDLEITLLTVKQENGDTLFCPPIGHEQKNGDYQSSWQPQEINEAQLDEMKLIAKKVTDNLGGAGLFGVEFFLRNEEVIFSELSPRPHDTGLVTLVSQNLSEFDLHLRAILGLPIPSIICSSPAASRVVLANDLISTVAYKGIEKALGYNNVEVLVFGKPNAKEGRRMAVALSKAETVEKAKLLADQAASSIEIFERGSYRN; encoded by the coding sequence ATGACTATCTTTCCAAAGACATTAATGATACTAGGCAGTGGTGAGCTGGGGAAAGAACTTGCAATTTCAGCCAAAAAACTTGGGTGCAAAGTAATTGCTTGTGATAAATACAAGGGTGCTCCAGCAATGCAAGTATCTGATTTAGCTCTCGTTTTTGAAATGAATAACAAAGAAAAGCTTGAGGAAACTATAAGAACTTATCAGCCAGATTTGGTTGTACCTGAAATAGAAGCACTTGCTGTAGATGCCTTGCAAGCAATAGAGGAAGAAGGAATCAAAGTAATACCGACAGCTAGAGCTACCGCGATAACAATGAATAGAGATTTGATAAGAGAATTAGCATCTAAAGAACTAGGTATAAAAACAGCCAAATATGTGTATGCAGGGAACCTACAAGAATTAAAAGATGTTGCATCACAAATAAATTATCCGATGCTCATAAAACCTGTAATGAGCTCATCCGGAAAAGGACAAAGTCTTATAAAAGAAGAATCTAATTTAGAAGAAGCTTGGCATCTGGCAATCAAAGAAGCCAGAGGGCAGTCTAAACAAGTGATAGTCGAGGAATTTATATCCTTTGACTTAGAAATAACACTTTTAACCGTTAAACAGGAAAATGGTGACACCCTATTTTGTCCACCAATAGGGCATGAGCAGAAAAACGGTGACTATCAAAGCAGTTGGCAACCTCAAGAAATAAATGAAGCCCAACTAGATGAAATGAAGTTAATTGCAAAAAAAGTTACAGACAACCTTGGAGGGGCTGGTTTATTTGGTGTGGAATTTTTTCTCCGTAATGAAGAGGTTATTTTTTCTGAATTATCACCAAGGCCTCATGACACAGGGCTTGTAACGCTAGTTAGTCAAAATCTCAGTGAATTTGATTTACATTTAAGAGCAATCCTAGGACTGCCAATTCCATCAATCATATGTTCCTCTCCTGCAGCAAGCAGAGTTGTTTTAGCAAATGATCTTATTTCAACTGTTGCCTATAAGGGTATTGAAAAAGCATTAGGCTATAACAACGTGGAGGTTTTAGTATTTGGCAAACCAAATGCAAAGGAAGGGCGACGAATGGCTGTAGCACTTTCAAAAGCTGAAACTGTTGAAAAAGCAAAATTACTAGCTGATCAAGCAGCAAGCTCTATTGAGATCTTTGAAAGAGGAAGTTATCGCAATTGA
- a CDS encoding chlorophyll a/b binding light-harvesting protein, which translates to MQTYGNPDVTYGWWVGNSVVTNRAGRFIGSHVGHTGIICFATGASCLWELSRFDSSIPMGHQSSIYLSHLASLGIGFDEAGVWTGAGVATIAIFHLIFSMVYGGAGLAHSLFFDPDLQGGPIGRVDKFKLEWGNPDNMTFILGHHLIFLGVANIWFVEWARVHGIYDPAIGAVRTVFPGYGDFAMVWGHQFDFINIDSLEDVMSGHAFLAFLQISGGAFHIATRQIGDYTKFKGEGLLSAEAILSWSLAGLFLMGVVAAFWAANNTTVYPIEWYGEPLEFKFGISPYWADTGDISDCKYFFGHTSRAALVNVQYYFAFFCLQGHLWHALRAMGFDFRRIAKAIGGLTESTAS; encoded by the coding sequence ATGCAGACCTACGGAAACCCAGATGTCACCTATGGGTGGTGGGTTGGTAATTCTGTAGTCACCAACCGAGCAGGCCGCTTTATCGGTTCTCATGTTGGTCATACAGGAATTATTTGTTTCGCAACTGGTGCAAGTTGTCTATGGGAACTTTCAAGATTTGATTCTTCTATTCCCATGGGGCATCAAAGCTCTATATACCTTTCCCACTTAGCTTCACTAGGCATTGGCTTTGACGAAGCTGGCGTTTGGACAGGTGCAGGTGTTGCAACAATTGCAATTTTCCACTTGATATTTTCAATGGTTTATGGAGGAGCAGGACTTGCTCACTCTTTATTCTTTGATCCCGACCTTCAAGGTGGCCCAATTGGAAGAGTTGATAAGTTCAAGTTGGAATGGGGTAACCCTGACAACATGACTTTCATTCTTGGTCATCATTTGATCTTTTTGGGAGTGGCGAATATCTGGTTCGTCGAATGGGCTAGGGTTCATGGCATTTATGACCCAGCAATTGGAGCTGTAAGGACAGTTTTCCCTGGCTATGGAGACTTTGCAATGGTTTGGGGTCATCAATTTGACTTCATTAATATTGATAGTCTTGAAGATGTTATGAGTGGCCATGCATTTTTGGCTTTCTTGCAGATCAGTGGAGGAGCTTTCCATATAGCAACTCGACAAATTGGTGATTACACCAAATTCAAGGGAGAAGGGCTTCTTTCTGCAGAAGCAATTCTTTCATGGTCATTGGCAGGGTTGTTCTTAATGGGAGTTGTTGCAGCATTCTGGGCTGCTAACAATACAACTGTTTATCCAATTGAGTGGTACGGCGAACCACTTGAGTTCAAATTTGGTATCTCTCCCTACTGGGCCGATACTGGGGATATATCAGATTGCAAATACTTCTTTGGCCATACATCTCGTGCGGCTTTAGTTAATGTTCAGTATTACTTTGCTTTCTTCTGTCTTCAAGGACATTTATGGCATGCGTTGCGTGCTATGGGATTTGATTTCAGACGTATTGCTAAAGCAATAGGTGGATTAACTGAGTCAACTGCTTCCTAG